A stretch of the Proteus sp. ZN5 genome encodes the following:
- a CDS encoding uracil-xanthine permease family protein yields the protein MVTSENQNLPKNSDVSIKTNSELLFALEEKPPLPQTLFAACQHLLAMFVAVITPAILICQALGLPAHDTQRIISMSLFASGIASLIQIRAWGPIGSGLLSIQGTSFNFVAPLIMGGLALKNGGADIPTMMAALFGTLMVASLTEILLSRVLHLARRIITPLVSGVVVMIIGLSLIQVGLTSIGGGYAAIENNTFGSPQNLLLAGSVLIVIILLNRQKNPYLRVASLVIAMAVGYVLAWALDMLPTPVEHQETPFMTIPEPFYYGLSFDWHLLIPLMLVFMITSLETIGDITATSDVSEQPVSGPVYMKRIKGGVLANGINSMVSAFFNTFPNSCFGQNNGVIQLTGVASRYVGYVVAAMLVILGLFPFVAEFVQRIPEPVLGGATLVMFGTIAASGVRIVSKEALNRRAIMILAISLAVGLGVSQQPQILQFAPDWLKTLLSSGIAAGGLTAIILNLIFPPEK from the coding sequence ATGGTTACTTCAGAAAATCAAAATTTGCCTAAAAATAGTGATGTTTCAATTAAAACAAATAGCGAACTTCTTTTTGCTTTAGAAGAGAAACCGCCATTACCACAAACACTTTTTGCTGCTTGCCAACATCTTTTAGCTATGTTTGTCGCGGTTATTACACCCGCGATCCTCATTTGCCAAGCATTAGGATTACCTGCACACGATACCCAACGCATTATTAGCATGTCTTTATTTGCATCAGGCATTGCCTCTCTTATTCAAATTCGAGCTTGGGGACCGATAGGTTCAGGATTATTATCAATTCAAGGGACGAGCTTCAACTTTGTTGCTCCGCTCATTATGGGAGGATTAGCACTTAAAAATGGTGGGGCTGATATTCCAACGATGATGGCAGCCCTTTTTGGGACATTAATGGTCGCCTCATTAACCGAAATACTACTTTCTCGTGTACTTCACTTAGCAAGACGTATCATTACACCGTTAGTTTCTGGTGTCGTAGTAATGATAATCGGCCTCTCTTTAATTCAAGTTGGATTAACCTCTATTGGTGGTGGTTATGCAGCCATCGAGAATAATACCTTTGGTTCACCACAAAACTTGTTATTAGCAGGCTCTGTTCTTATCGTTATTATTTTACTTAATCGACAAAAAAATCCTTACTTACGAGTTGCTTCTTTGGTCATTGCAATGGCTGTGGGTTATGTTCTTGCTTGGGCTTTAGATATGTTGCCCACTCCCGTAGAACATCAAGAAACACCTTTTATGACTATTCCTGAGCCGTTTTATTATGGGCTGTCATTTGATTGGCATTTACTTATTCCTTTAATGCTGGTGTTTATGATCACATCACTAGAAACTATTGGGGATATTACCGCGACTTCTGATGTTTCAGAACAACCAGTCAGTGGTCCTGTGTATATGAAACGCATCAAAGGGGGCGTATTGGCTAATGGGATTAACTCTATGGTTTCAGCATTCTTTAATACCTTCCCAAACTCTTGTTTTGGTCAAAATAATGGTGTAATCCAATTAACCGGCGTTGCTAGTCGCTATGTAGGCTATGTTGTTGCAGCAATGCTCGTTATCTTAGGCTTATTTCCATTCGTTGCAGAGTTTGTGCAAAGAATTCCTGAACCCGTATTAGGCGGAGCCACATTAGTGATGTTCGGTACGATAGCGGCGTCAGGTGTACGTATTGTTTCTAAAGAGGCATTAAACCGCAGAGCCATCATGATCCTTGCGATTTCACTTGCGGTAGGGTTGGGTGTTTCACAACAGCCTCAAATATTGCAGTTTGCCCCTGATTGGCTAAAAACGTTGTTGTCATCAGGTATTGCTGCAGGCGGTTTAACAGCCATTATTTTAAATCTGATTTTCCCACCAGAAAAATAA
- the gltS gene encoding sodium/glutamate symporter: MYHLDVYGTLVAATLVLLIGRKLVKSVPFLERYTIPEPVAGGLLVAVLLLAFKSFMDWEVSFDLSLKDPLMLAFFATIGLNANLASLKAGGKALFIFVFVVVGLLLVQNTVGIALAKMLGLDPLMGLLAGSITLSGGHGTGAAWGKTFVENYGFMSASEVAMACATFGLVLGGLIGGPVARYLIKNIPTPGLGADDHEMPTAFEKPTTGRMITSMVLLETIAMISICLMAGTFLSQLLEGTAFSLPTFVCVLFIGVILSNSLSMLGFYRVFDRAVSVLGNVSLSLFLAMALMSLKLWELASLAIPMLVILGVQAGVMALYAIFVTFRVMGKNYDAAILAAGHCGFGLGATPTAIANMQAVTDRFGPSHLAFLVVPMVGAFFIDIVNAIVIKLYLMLPFFTPIVAG; the protein is encoded by the coding sequence ATGTATCATCTTGATGTTTATGGCACGCTAGTTGCGGCCACTTTGGTTCTCTTGATCGGACGTAAGTTAGTGAAATCTGTTCCTTTTTTAGAACGGTATACGATCCCAGAACCCGTTGCAGGTGGACTACTTGTTGCAGTTCTTCTATTAGCATTCAAATCTTTTATGGACTGGGAAGTGAGTTTTGATCTCTCACTTAAAGATCCATTAATGCTGGCCTTCTTTGCAACAATTGGTTTAAACGCAAACCTTGCGAGTTTAAAAGCGGGAGGAAAAGCGCTTTTTATTTTCGTCTTTGTTGTTGTTGGACTGCTGTTAGTACAAAACACAGTCGGTATTGCGTTAGCAAAAATGTTAGGCCTTGATCCATTAATGGGATTACTGGCTGGCTCGATTACATTATCGGGTGGTCATGGTACAGGTGCGGCTTGGGGTAAAACCTTTGTTGAAAATTATGGTTTTATGAGCGCGTCTGAAGTCGCGATGGCTTGTGCTACTTTTGGTTTAGTTTTAGGTGGTTTGATTGGTGGCCCAGTAGCTCGCTATTTAATCAAAAATATCCCAACGCCGGGATTAGGCGCTGACGATCATGAAATGCCAACAGCGTTTGAGAAGCCGACAACAGGCCGAATGATCACTTCAATGGTTTTATTAGAAACTATTGCGATGATCTCTATTTGTTTAATGGCAGGTACGTTCCTTTCTCAACTGCTAGAAGGTACGGCATTCTCACTACCGACCTTTGTGTGTGTTCTGTTTATTGGTGTTATTTTAAGTAATAGCCTTTCAATGCTTGGGTTCTACCGAGTTTTTGATAGAGCGGTGTCAGTCTTAGGTAACGTGAGTTTATCGTTATTCTTAGCGATGGCATTAATGAGCTTGAAATTATGGGAGCTTGCGTCACTGGCGATACCAATGCTGGTTATCCTTGGTGTTCAAGCAGGTGTAATGGCACTGTATGCAATTTTTGTGACTTTCCGTGTCATGGGTAAAAACTACGATGCCGCGATTTTAGCAGCAGGTCACTGTGGTTTTGGTTTAGGTGCTACACCAACTGCGATTGCGAATATGCAAGCTGTAACAGACCGTTTTGGACCGTCTCATCTTGCGTTCTTAGTCGTACCTATGGTCGGTGCATTCTTCATTGATATTGTGAATGCAATAGTAATTAAATTGTATCTGATGCTACCGTTTTTTACGCCTATAGTGGCGGGGTAG
- the recG gene encoding ATP-dependent DNA helicase RecG, with protein sequence MKGKLLDAIPLTTLHGVGASQADKLAKIGLVTIEDLLLHLPLRYEDQTHLYAISDLLPGIPATVSGEILRTEVSFGRRKMMTCQISDGSGILTLRFFNFTAAMKNNLAQGKQVTAYGEVKRGSRGPEIIHPEYKIKVAGSEVKLQETLTPIYSTTEGLRQTSLRKLIEQALELLDTCAINELLPDQFIHGLPPLATALRTLHNPPPDIAFAELEKGQHPAQKRLIIEELLAHNLGMLNARAGAQSYRAEPLFMPNTSTLRQQFLASLPFTPTNAQQRVVNEIEIDLEKDYPMMRLIQGDVGSGKTLVAALSALRAIANGKQVALMAPTELLAEQHALTFRKWFEPFDIQVGWLAGKQKGKARETQQNAIANGEVSIIIGTHAIFQEQVKFHSLALVIIDEQHRFGVHQRLALWKKGEEQGFHPHQLVMTATPIPRTLAMTAYADMDTSIIDELPPGRTPVTTVAIPDTRRNDIIERIRLACTEENRQAYWVCTLIEDSEVLEAQAAQVIYDELTIALPEIKVGLVHGRMKPTEKQAVMAAFKENELQLLVATTVIEVGVDVPNASLMIIDNPERLGLAQLHQLRGRVGRGAIASHCVLLYKTPLTQTARLRLQVLRDSNDGFVIAQKDLEIRGPGELLGTKQTGNAQFKVADLLRDQGLIPEVQRIARYLHQHYPKHSQALIERWLPAKTQYSQA encoded by the coding sequence ATGAAAGGAAAACTGCTTGATGCAATCCCCTTAACCACTCTTCACGGCGTAGGTGCAAGTCAGGCAGACAAGCTGGCAAAAATAGGGCTTGTGACTATTGAGGATTTGTTACTCCACCTTCCTTTGCGTTATGAAGATCAAACGCACCTCTATGCTATCAGTGATCTCCTTCCCGGTATTCCTGCCACTGTTTCTGGCGAAATCTTAAGAACTGAAGTCAGTTTTGGTCGGCGTAAAATGATGACCTGCCAAATTTCTGACGGCTCTGGAATTTTAACACTTCGCTTTTTTAACTTTACAGCGGCGATGAAAAATAACCTTGCTCAAGGTAAACAGGTCACTGCTTATGGCGAAGTTAAACGAGGAAGTCGAGGCCCTGAAATTATTCACCCTGAATATAAAATCAAAGTTGCTGGCTCCGAAGTTAAACTACAAGAAACGCTCACTCCTATTTATTCAACGACAGAAGGCTTACGCCAAACATCATTACGTAAATTAATAGAACAAGCGTTAGAATTACTTGATACTTGTGCTATTAACGAACTATTACCCGATCAATTTATTCACGGTTTACCCCCGCTAGCCACAGCATTACGTACACTGCATAATCCACCTCCTGATATCGCTTTTGCAGAACTTGAGAAAGGACAGCATCCTGCGCAAAAGAGGCTAATTATTGAAGAATTGCTGGCTCACAATCTAGGTATGCTCAATGCAAGAGCTGGTGCACAATCTTATCGTGCAGAGCCATTGTTTATGCCAAATACATCAACATTACGTCAGCAGTTTCTCGCCTCTCTCCCCTTTACCCCGACTAATGCACAACAACGTGTCGTCAATGAGATAGAAATAGATTTAGAAAAAGACTATCCAATGATGCGATTGATCCAAGGAGATGTAGGCTCAGGTAAAACGCTAGTTGCCGCATTAAGTGCGTTACGTGCTATTGCTAATGGTAAGCAAGTGGCTTTAATGGCACCAACAGAATTGTTAGCAGAGCAACATGCATTAACCTTTAGAAAATGGTTTGAACCTTTTGATATCCAAGTAGGTTGGCTAGCAGGAAAACAGAAAGGAAAAGCCCGCGAAACACAGCAAAATGCCATTGCGAATGGTGAAGTATCGATCATTATTGGAACACATGCGATTTTCCAAGAACAAGTTAAATTTCACTCTCTAGCCTTAGTCATTATTGATGAACAACACCGTTTTGGTGTGCATCAACGCCTTGCATTATGGAAAAAAGGTGAAGAACAAGGCTTTCACCCCCATCAATTGGTGATGACAGCAACGCCGATCCCACGCACATTAGCGATGACCGCTTATGCTGATATGGACACCTCTATCATCGACGAATTACCGCCGGGGCGTACACCTGTTACTACTGTCGCTATCCCTGATACTCGCCGCAATGACATTATTGAACGCATCAGGCTGGCTTGCACAGAAGAGAACCGACAAGCCTATTGGGTATGCACCTTAATTGAAGATTCTGAAGTGCTTGAAGCGCAAGCAGCCCAAGTTATCTATGATGAACTAACAATAGCACTCCCTGAAATCAAAGTAGGATTGGTACATGGGCGAATGAAGCCCACAGAGAAACAAGCTGTCATGGCGGCATTTAAAGAAAATGAGCTCCAACTTTTAGTTGCTACAACAGTAATTGAAGTCGGCGTGGACGTGCCTAATGCCAGTTTAATGATCATTGATAACCCAGAACGACTAGGGCTCGCACAGTTACACCAATTACGTGGACGTGTAGGTCGAGGTGCTATCGCCTCCCATTGTGTCTTGTTATATAAAACACCACTCACTCAAACAGCGCGCTTGCGGTTACAGGTATTAAGAGATAGTAATGATGGTTTTGTCATTGCACAAAAAGATCTCGAAATTCGTGGGCCCGGTGAGCTTTTAGGGACTAAGCAAACAGGTAATGCACAATTTAAGGTCGCTGATTTATTACGTGACCAAGGACTTATTCCTGAAGTGCAACGTATCGCACGTTACCTGCATCAACACTATCCTAAACATTCTCAAGCCTTAATCGAACGCTGGCTACCAGCTAAGACACAATATAGCCAAGCTTAA
- the trmH gene encoding tRNA (guanosine(18)-2'-O)-methyltransferase TrmH, which translates to MNSIRYARICQMMAMRQPDLTVCLEEVHKSHNVAAVIRTADAVGIPKIHAIWPEEKMRMLVSPAAGSNSWVNVETHPTITEAVNAFRAQGMQVLATHLSDKAVDFREIDYTRPTCIIMGQEKTGISQDAIALADQDIIVPMMGMVQSLNVSVASALILYEAQRQRQAAGMYNRTESTLTEEEQQILLFEGGYPVLAEVSRRKGLPRPYINGSGEIEAPESWWAEMQMTQKQLRKLKKTEY; encoded by the coding sequence ATGAATTCAATTCGATATGCCCGCATCTGCCAAATGATGGCGATGCGGCAGCCTGATCTTACTGTCTGCCTTGAAGAAGTGCATAAATCCCATAATGTTGCAGCTGTTATAAGAACGGCTGACGCTGTGGGCATTCCTAAAATTCATGCTATTTGGCCTGAAGAAAAAATGCGGATGTTAGTTTCCCCCGCAGCAGGAAGTAATAGCTGGGTCAATGTAGAAACTCATCCTACTATCACAGAAGCGGTTAACGCCTTTCGAGCCCAAGGAATGCAAGTTCTTGCGACTCATCTCTCAGATAAAGCGGTTGATTTTCGTGAGATTGATTACACTCGTCCAACTTGTATTATTATGGGGCAAGAAAAAACGGGTATCTCACAAGATGCTATCGCGCTTGCAGATCAAGATATTATTGTGCCGATGATGGGAATGGTACAATCCCTGAATGTTTCTGTTGCTAGTGCACTCATTTTATATGAAGCACAACGCCAACGTCAGGCTGCGGGTATGTATAATCGAACAGAGAGCACCTTAACAGAAGAAGAACAACAAATTCTTCTTTTTGAAGGCGGATACCCAGTATTGGCAGAAGTTTCTCGTCGTAAAGGACTGCCTCGCCCTTATATTAATGGCAGCGGTGAAATTGAAGCACCTGAGTCATGGTGGGCGGAAATGCAAATGACGCAAAAACAACTTAGGAAATTAAAAAAGACGGAGTATTGA